In Malus sylvestris chromosome 15, drMalSylv7.2, whole genome shotgun sequence, a single genomic region encodes these proteins:
- the LOC126601875 gene encoding CBS domain-containing protein CBSCBSPB5-like, with product MTRNPIFVLSDTLAVEALQKMVQGKFRHLPVVENGEVMTPNPECATVDTPIVDALHTMHDGKFLHIPVLDRDGAVVAVVDVIHITHVAVATVGNTAAASNEAATNMMQ from the exons ATGACAAGGAATCCGATATTTGTTCTTTCAGACACTCTTGCTGTTGAGGCCCTTCAGAAAATGGTGCAAG GGAAATTCAGACATTTGCCTGTTGTGGAGAATGGAGAG GTCATGACTCCAAATCCAGAATGTGCTACAGTTGATACACCAATCGTTGATGCGTTGCATACCATGCATGATGGAAAGTTTTTACACATTCCTGTTCTCGACAGAG ATGGAGCTGTAGTTGCCGTTGTTGATGTAATTCATATCACTCATGTTGCTGTCGCCACT GTTGGAAATACTGCTGCAGCGAGTAATGAGGCTGCAACCAATATGATGCAATAG
- the LOC126601095 gene encoding uclacyanin-3-like, producing MARNTNMAFFAAVVAAALLMSLASAATTYQVGDGLGWSIPSGGAAAYTTWADNKTFTVGDTLVFTYSSGNHDVAEVTKAAFDACNATNPITLETASPTNITLSSSGEHYYICTFSGHCSAGQKLSISVTGASSPAPAPRTTPPPSPSPPASVPAPAPSTISPPPSPPASVPAPAPSTSTPTPAASPAPTPSSSRAPVTWTVGNNSGWTVLPPGSYQTWAANKTFVVGDTLVFNYSNGTHDVAVVTKANYDSCNTSSTLALFTNPPTRITLNSTGENFFICTFTGHCAGGQKLAINVTSGSTTATPPSSTATPPSSSATPPGSSANPPPGSPTSPNTPSSPTPEGSAPPPPNTAASLGAAGLSATFLSIALALLS from the exons ATGGCAAGGAACACAAACATGGCGTTTTTCGCAGCCGTGGTGGCGGCCGCTTTGCTGATGAGCTTAGCGTCAGCGGCAACTACTTACCAAGTGGGTGATGGGTTGGGTTGGTCCATCCCTTCCGGTGGCGCCGCAGCTTACACTACATGGGCTGACAACAAAACCTTCACTGTCGGCGACACTCTTG TATTCACATACAGCAGCGGAAATCACGACGTGGCGGAAGTGACAAAGGCAGCTTTTGATGCTTGCAATGCAACTAATCCCATTACTTTGGAGACTGCCAGCCCTACAAATATCACGCTTAGCTCTTCAGGGGAGCATTACTATATCTGCACCTTCTCTGGCCATTGCAGTGCCGGTCAGAAATTGTCTATCAGTGTGACCGGAGCTTCTTCTCCTGCTCCGGCTCCAAGGACTACTCCTCCCCCTTCACCTTCACCACCGGCCTCTGTTCCGGCACCAGCTCCGAGTACtatttctcctcctccttcaccACCGGCCTCTGTTCCCGCACCAGCTCCGAGTACTAGTACTCCTACCCCTGCTGCTTCCCCAGCACCAACACCAAGCTCCTCACGAGCACCTGTCACTTGGACCGTTGGCAACAACAGCGGATGGACTGTCCTCCCTCCGGGCTCTTACCAAACTTGGGCTGCTAACAAAACCTTTGTGGTTGGTGACACTCTAG TGTTCAACTATTCGAACGGAACACACGACGTGGCAGTAGTGACCAAGGCAAACTACGACTCATGCAACACCAGCAGCACCCTTGCCCTGTTCACTAACCCACCAACGAGAATCACTCTCAACTCCACCGGCGAGAATTTCTTCATCTGCACTTTCACCGGCCACTGTGCCGGAGGCCAGAAGCTTGCCATCAATGTCACCTCCGGTAGTACCACCGCCACGCCACCTTCCTCCACGGCCACTCCTCCAAGCAGCAGTGCCACCCCTCCAGGCTCTAGTGCCAACCCTCCACCTGGAAGTCCAACCAGCCCAAATACTCCTTCGTCACCGACACCCGAAGGTtctgcaccaccaccaccaaataCAGCAGCTTCTCTCGGCGCCGCTGGCCTTTCCGCTACCTTTTTGTCCATTGCTTTGGCTTTGTTGTCTTAG
- the LOC126606012 gene encoding blue copper protein-like, whose protein sequence is MGRELTIAILAIAVVGLLHSTAAQKTHVVGELLGWLVPPGGNYTYETWAATQHFAVGDLLVFNFTDGDQDVARVTREAFNKCNSTDPIKLITTSPANFTLDTTGEYYFIGTKDKHCELGQKLAINVTAEHVSPAPSPAPRSGPVTYVVGDKLGWLVLPGGEYAYEAWAYGKTFIVGDTLVFNFVNGTQDDVATVTKSAYENCTTNSTIAVYKNSPVSILLNTTGEHFFISTYDRRCLLGQKLAINVTSGSTAQPPSSDSPSGSIAPSSHSTPYASGPGAASPPFSSAPSRIGGGYTFLLIAVAAFFY, encoded by the exons ATGGGAAGAGAACTCACAATAGCCATTCTAGCCATAGCAGTGGTTGGTCTGCTTCACTCCACTGCAGCACAGAAAACCCATGTCGTTGGAGAACTTCTCGGGTGGCTGGTTCCTCCCGGCGGTAACTACACTTATGAAACCTGGGCAGCTACGCAGCATTTCGCCGTTGGTGACCTTCTTG TGTTCAACTTTACCGACGGTGACCAGGATGTAGCGAGGGTCACAAGGGAAGCTTTCAACAAGTGCAACTCGACAGACCCCATCAAACTTATAACAACCAGTCCGGCCAACTTCACTTTGGACACCACTGGAGAGTACTATTTCATTGGCACCAAGGACAAGCACTGCGAGTTGGGACAAAAGCTGGCCATTAACGTGACTGCGGAACATGTATCACCTGCTCCAAGCCCTGCACCCAGATCAGGACCAGTGACTTACGTCGTTGGTGATAAATTGGGTTGGCTTGTCCTACCAGGCGGTGAATATGCTTATGAAGCTTGGGCCTATGGCAAGACTTTCATTGTCGGAGACACTCTAG ttttcaactttgtcaatgGGACACAAGACGATGTGGCTACGGTGACCAAGTCAGCTTACGAAAACTGCACCACCAACAGCACTATCGCCGTTTACAAAAATAGTCCAGTGAGTATCCTTCTCAACACCACCGGTGAGCATTTCTTCATATCCACCTACGATCGGCGCTGCTTATTAGGCCAAAAGCTAGCCATTAACGTGACATCCGGGAGCACAGCCCAACCACCATCGTCTGACTCACCATCCGGTTCCATAGCACCTTCCTCGCATAGTACTCCCTACGCTAGTGGGCCAGGCGCTGCTTCTCCTCCATTCAGCTCAGCCCCGTCCAGGATTGGTGGCGGCTACACCTTCTTGCTCATTGCCGTGGCAGCTTTCTTCTATTGA